The following is a genomic window from Nicotiana tabacum cultivar K326 chromosome 3, ASM71507v2, whole genome shotgun sequence.
tatctttcctttactCTATTTCACAAAATaagtggatctttgactgtgagatattctattttcaacccttcatcaaggtgatggcgcaagaaaatcaaggtcttagcacagtcttgggtggatactttatttttgtctttaatggcgtctccaagacccattgcatctaaatgtatttcagcatccaacacccatgtcatatagttcatgcccgaaatttcaagggcaacgaactttcttttcataatatcggtcataattaaaagaggagaaaagttttaccttagtcttctcaaagagcttcttgagacggtagagtcGCGTGCTAATAACGTgaaataaaacaataaagaagaatattgcaaagaaagagagaaagaattcttattgctttgagatgaattacaatggaatagaaccctctatttataggaagaGGGTGACTTAGATACCAAGTAATAAACCCTtagatctctctaaaatatagacattcaccataaataaaattttatttataatagTAGTCACATTTTGAATAGTTGAGAATTATTTTTGGCCATTTTCCCTTCTATTAAACAACACAAATAACGTAAAAATTATTTTACATGATTAGtgtatattaaaatattttgacAATAAAAGCATGTTTATGATTTGCGAGCCTTTCATTGCTTGGTGAGTACAAGACAATTGCGAGCAAATGCACAGATAGCCCTTCTCAGGGATACTATTTAAAGATAGCcagtacttattttgtcctgaaattttaaactaaaaattttaACTCGGAATAATTCAGAATATTTTTGTCTTGAATATTTGAACTGAAAAACTAAAATCCAGAACGCACTGGCTAATTTTTAAATACAACCCTGTAAAgtggctacctggtgtcatttctacgAAAATTGCCATATCCCAAGACAAAACAGAAATTATTGTGACCACACTTTCAGAACTAGTAGAGCAAAGTTATCATCATACATTATTTTTCTATGCAGAGCAGAGTTATTATCAcaaataaaaatcacaactaTTCTCTTAAACCATAAGATGGAGAATCTTTGTCCactctctcttttatttattcAGAAATTCAAACTAGCACTCATAAATGACGAATACAACAAGAAAAAGCAAGAACAAGAGGTATCTTCTCCCGCCCGAATATGGTGTATTGAGTTTATATATAACAAGGATCAGAAAGACCGAAGTTGAGTCCCCAGAGCTCAAATCTTCCTTTCATGAAATCATAGTAACCTCCCTTCAATGCCAAAGTCTTATTCACCAAAGCATCGCTCACAAATGGGTACGTAAGCAAATTGGCTAGTGATACATTCACAGCTTCCTGCAGTttatccattcccattattatttataaacttTTAGTtgatatttatagaaaaaaaagtaaaaaagacaATTAGTGTGAGAACACTATTTTACCTTCTCACAATATTTGACTTGCTCTTTAAAAGTTTTATCCCCGTGTTCAGCTAGTACTTTTGCTTTGGCAGGCAATCCAATTTTCACCCAATCCTCTATAAAGTCACTGCATCATCACATCTTCAAATTAGTAATATAACATAATTAATTGGTAAGTTAAAcatttttttcttattcattATACTGTTAATATGTATAACTTAAATGGTTTACTTAACGATACATACGTTGATTCAGAACCATCTTCTGGGAGTTCCATAAGAGCCTTAATACCTCCACATGCACTATGGCCAATGACTAAAATGTTTTCTACCTTAAGATGAACAACTGCGTATTCGATTACAGCTCCTACTCCCGAGTATTTAGTCTGTTGCAATCCAAATCCAACACAGAAGTAAAGTAAATTAATAATATTACTACAGAATAGAAAGAAGGAGCTAATGCATAGAAATTAATTGATAAATGACCTTGTCATAAGGAGGGACCATGTTGGCGATGTTTCGAAGCATAAAAGCTTCACCGAGCTGAAAATTCAGCACATGAGATGGGCTCACTCGTGAATCGGAGCAGGCAAACACAAGAAACTGTTACATGGTTGGATACATGATTTTTTAGCTATGGaaaattaaattacaaagtaaaaaaaaaaaagaaatcttcCAACTGGTCGAGCTAATTCAGTGCCTGAGAAGTCACAACTTGTACATTGTGTGACTAGCTAGTTATATTTCACCGACCAACAAAATGCAAAGATACTTAAAGGCATTCGGGTACACAAGGCATCCCTCATTTACGCAGGGTCCGTAGAAAGTCCGTACCCAAAAAGTGTGATATAGATAATCAAGTATGTGTGAACAAAGTCCCACATTgaaagtagaaaaagaaaaagtttctACTTATAAAGAGTTGGATACTCTTAATGGTATGAGGCATTTTGAGGAAAACCATGTAGGTTTGGTCCAAAGCAGATAATATTACACTatgttaagagtatctttggGCCATTTTATTCCAATACCCCTAAGGCATAAACAATAACAAATGTAATAAGATCTTTTACCTTGGGTTCCTGTCCTTTCTTGAGTTTCTCAAACAATTCTGGATTTTTGCTGATACATGTAAGAAATAGTTTATTAGGTGTTGTCATTTCAAGAttgttttgtttaattatcaTTATATGAAAATTAATAACACACTTTTAACATGttagggaaaagaaaaagaaggaaacgTAGGGGCTTTACTCATATATCTCTGTTTTGAAATAATAAAAGCCCGTCTTGATCCTTTGAACAGGGTCGAAGGAATTGCAGCCTGTCGTTTGTAACTCAGTTGTGATTTCATCAATTCTTTCTGCTACAACCGGTTTCAGTTCTTCCTTCTCACTTCAATTGCACGATTTCCAAATCCAACACCCATAATTAATGCTATTGGTTTATTAAATTGCTACTTAAGCAAAAAAATGTATATTCTTAAGCAAGTGTTATTATGTACCACACTGCATTTATTACACCTTTAGAAATTAttgggaaaatgcataagtaccctcCTGACCTATACCCGGATTTTCAACTACACATTTTTTTCTTTGCAGGAATTCTATTACCCCCTTAAACTtattttatatgaaattatttgcACCATTAACGCTGACGTGACAGAGTGTGTGTATTTCACTCTTCCAAAGGAGAGTAAGAAgcgagaaaaaaataatttttagattattttttattcttttttaccattttttcttttttttccttttcctttttcttttacttttttttcgtttcttctcTAATTCCGGCGGATATTCGTTCACCGGCGACTTTGTCTAAccgtttttctttcattttttcttttcacacacaattaaactctcaaaaagatctattcataagcaaagcaaaatacactcagatttgagggaaaaaattcatcatcggaaaacctTCCCACGCCAGAAAAAatgatgtattgaaattttaactgAAAAAAGTTTTCTCATCTTATATTCgattttatttcttttgctcttcctcccacacataaattacactttcaagaaaaaattatatatatataaaagaaaacaCACTTAGATCGGGATAAAAATCTGTCGCCGGAAAAACAATCGCAGGATATTTAGTGAAAGAAAAAATATGTAGTTGGAAATCGGGGTATAAGTgagggggtacttatgcatttttccGAAATTATTACTCTATAATGaatacaaaatttatataaaaatatatgttacAACATAGTTCAACTACGTAAATATATTTATTATCTTTTCTAAGAATAAtcatttaaatataaaaaaaaaattcaataactTTTATGAAAAACTGTTTAAGCAGCTAGCtagatatttaaaaatatttttgttgaagAAGTTTTAAAACACAACTTTGAACAAGTACTTGGGTTAAAAGGAACaactttggttttttttttcttctcaatatttaaaaacaaaagtatCTTACGATTCCTTTTTAAAGCATATATCAGTTAATGTTTTACATACGATGGTCCAAACCTGAGGAGGTTCTGGAGTGAAACAATGGCCTTCTCGTAACTTCCTTTTGCCATGTCTTCTCTCTCTACTGTATATGGTGAAATCAAAAGGTAGAGATAGACATTAAAACAATTGGTGAGTGGCCTATCTAAAATACGTCCAAAAACAAAATAAGAGGTCGGTATAGATTTCAGAAATGGCAAAAGAGGAACTATGATAATCCATAAGGTGTACATGTTCAGCAAGTAGAAAGTTACAAGCCAAGAAAGACGTTGTGAATAAGACAGTCTTATATGATACAAATTGTGTGGTAGTCATCACATGTACGAGGTTGTCTAATTTTATAGATTCATTAATTTTTCATACAATAATTCAAAGAACCTATTCACATAAAATTAAAAGGCTAAAAGATGGCCCTATTACTCGTTTGGCAAGAACTTTAATTTACGCCATTGACATGTCCATTTAATTTGGTTGATTTTGAAGTTTATTTAGAGCTACCACATGCACATGACGAAAGAATTGAAGAGTTCATTTAAGAAGAAAATCGCTTCCTTTTTCTATCGTTTTCATTCTCTAGGTTCTTCACGTGTAATCGAGACAACATCTATCTTAATTTCGGAGATTAATGATAATAACAAAGTAAAAGGTGAATTAATGATAAGAGAGTCATGTATGCTAGCAATGCATTGTTAACAAGATTTACTTGTAGATAAAAAGACATTAAAATCATCTAAATAGATTATATGCACCAACAATATAATTATGTAAGTATTTAAATTTTTGCATAAAACTGATTATACGCGGAAGAAATAGGTTGTAAAGTCTAGTCGCCTAGAATTTCAATGAGACTATATTTTCTCAATGTAATGTCGACTAAAGAATATCTATAGGTAAGCTTAAAATGTGAAATTTgtaatcttaaaaataaaataagctaATATGCTACAACATGTAAAAATGACTTGATGATGTAAAATTCATCGATGTACACAATTTAAACTCTAATATAAGCTATatataaaagacaaaaagaaagaaggcGAATTAAGAAAAAGTgagaaggtatatatatatatacaccaaaGTGGGGTGATGATGGGAGGAAGCTGAAGAGTTATTAAGTCTTGCAAAATTATAATGGCGAAGAAATGTGGGTGGGAAATTTTGGTTTCTTTAGCCTGAAATTTATACTACTCAAGTAGTAGCTAGTAACTAGTAAAACTAATTGCCGTGTCCTCTATCATCTTTCTTTGTTTTGGTGTACAAGTCAttatcatttttttattattcataTTAGGTATGTTACATAATAAACCAAACGATGAAACTGTTGAAAACGACTGCTGGGCAAATAAGAATTTCAATCCATTTGATCACCATATCTCGTGAAACATGCACTGGGTCGGACCGCCCTAATTATAACCTTTTAGTGATCACCATTTCTCAGCTAGCTACTACTGTAAGTGGATTTaagatttattattttaaaatgtaaAGATACTTTGATATATTAGTGAATTCAAATATGTGTTAGCACGTTTGTTGCCAATTTACCGGATAATCAATGATTATAATTACTTTGTAAGCACTGACCTCattatataaataattttcaTATAATTAGTGTATAAAATTATATAAGTAAATTTCATACCGGAAAATGCATATCTCAAGGAGGTTGTGGAAATATTGCAAATATTCTGCAGGGGCGCACACACATATTCTATTACAAGGTTTAATACTAGTTATACGCCTGTGCCTCTGCCGATTAAAACTTTTCGGATGTGGCTTCATCAGCGGCGCCACAAACAGAAGGTAACCATGCAAATCAAATGACGTGGAGCAACAAGAAGAAGGAAATAAAGACGCATAGGGCTCGGCACGAAGTGATTCATCATGCTCAAACATGAGTCAATCGCTCGTTAGGGATGGTTTATAGATCATCAAATTCTCATAAATGGAATGAAAAGTGGGTCCACGTAAATGTTCAAGCATACATCgtgcccaattaagatgtgtgaTGATAACTATGtgataatatatttatctatatttatACAATATTAAAAGAGCGAAGACCTTAAAGAAagatcgttcgtcttttttatccTTCAAATGCATATTTCACATTGaataaaattgtaatttaatttttttttaatatttaggactttgaaatCGACTAAGATTCTGGCTATTAAATTATTCCTTATTTGAATTGAGTAAAAAGTATTAAAATTAAGGGCTTTGATTCAAATAAGATTTacgttatataatttatttccttatttgaactatacaacataattatattttcttttcaaattacttTTGCTAATGTTTAGAATTTTGAAAAAGTACACAATGAGTTTGTTTGACCATTTAACAATGAATTATTTTATATGGCATATAGTTTGAATTAGCCAGCGGCCGTGTGTGTTTGCAGATATTCAAGTTCATGTTTCCTAATTAAAAAAAGGTTCAAGTTTggggaaaataatatttttgtatattttcttttcttgcgTAATGAGGAGCTTCAAATTTTTTGAACTTAGATATAATTTAGTACAAAAAGCTCCAAAAAGGTTTTAAATATTAGTGAAAAATAGATTCACCACGCGGGTCTATTAAATGGCAACACATGTTAGCAAAGTTATGAGAAAAGTGAAGAATGACGTGTAAAGACGATATGTAAAACACTCTCGGGACAGAACATACTCGTACCATGTCTGTTAGTCTCGAAACTGATCATCATAGAATAATCATGGATCAGGTACGGGAGAATAACTCATAATTACAAATGAGGAAAGAATCAATTAATCCCGCATTATATGAGATTTTCCATCTTTACACTATCAGTTACAAATCAATTATGTAACgtacaataaataaaataaatggttGTAACAGGCAGAACAAGGCaattaattacgaaattgacTCAACaagcacgagattgactcaacatgTACGAGATTCACTCAACAAACACGAGATTGACTTAACATgtacgagattgactcaacaggtacGGTATTGACTCAACAAGCaggagattgactcaacaggcacgagattgactcaataGGTACGGGATTGACTCAACAGGTACTAGATTGATCATCAGTTACGAAATTTCAGCATTTGCTTAGCTAttacaagtcttccaaaagtaaCGCGTGGATTAAGTAAATGTTTATAATGGACCCATAAATCAAGGGAGAATGGTTACCTAGATCTAGTTCTATAAATAGAGACATTTGACCCCCATTGTAATCATCTAATTTTTCTTCTCTACAGTTCTATACATTGTAATTCATAGCATCTTACTCCCATGTCAGCCATAGCTCGGCTCTTCAGGCTCTGtttggctcatcatcctcagAGCCGGATCTAGGATTTCAAGAAGATGGGTTCACCACTAAAGAAAGAAGGAGAAAACGTGTTAAGTGAGAGTTGATCCTTGTTTCTTTGAGTAAATAATTAAGTATTGAACCAAGTACACCATTTAACTTTTATGGAGTATGGTGCCAATACACAATATTCAACCAATTctagaaaatatatacataaaatacttagtttgATGGAGGgaccatgggttcacgtgcccTGTAATTTCGGCTATACATCCGCCCCTAATCATCCTATCACGGATCATCCAATAAGAATTAtttcttctctgctttatttttattatattatctgtcattgaatttatttttcactTCTCTATCACGTTGTATCAATGAAAATTTATATCTTTCGGATCGAATCGATTGCTTGTAGCCCGTCATATAAAATTAATTGCTTTgaccttaaaaattattttttggattaAATACCCACCACGAAAATAAATAAACCAAGGATATTTAAATATATTTGATcgtacaaaaaataattacattataTTTTTactgtatacatatatatatattaatatttgcTAGAAGTTAGTAGTATTATATTATGAACGTTAGTGTTATTAAATTGTCCACGAAGTACATGCCTAAGAATATAGGTAATATGATTGAATACTATATATAACCATAACTTTCATAGCAAATTTAAAACTATTTCACTTATGAAAAATGCATAGCTCACGAGATTTAGACTCAACCTTCATATAATTAGCCAATCTATAAATATTTAATATCCGCCTTTTAATATCCGCCTTATACATGGGTAGGACAAGATTTTATTAAAAATCTTTAAATATAAAATCTTGTCATACCCATGTATAAGACGGGTATTAAATATTTATCGATTGACTAATTAGGTGAAGGTTGAGTCTAAATCTCTTGAGATATGCATTTTCTATGAgttaaatattttcaaatttgCTATGAAAGGTGTGGTTCTATATAGTATTCAATCATACTTAGGCATATACTTCGTGGACAATTTAATAACACCAATATTCATAACATAATACTACTAACTTCTAACACatgtttttaaaatatatatacagtaaaaatatgatttaattattttgtAGATATGCCATTTTATTTTGTTAGATATGCCATATAAAATGATAATTCATTGTTAAATGATCAAACAAACTCATCGTGCACTTtttcaaaattctaaatattagcaAAAGTAATATGAGAGGAAATATAATTATGTtgtatagttcaaataaggaaataaattatataaggTAAATCTTATTTGAGTTTAAAGTCCTAAATTTCAGGACTTGTTACTTAGTTCAATTAAGTAAAGATTTAATAACCAGAATCTTAGTCAatttcaaagtcctaaatattagaaaaactaGTAAGAGACTGTCCCTGCATTGCACGGGCCCAACACCCGAAGCACCAACTAAACATACAATAAATTTATGTTTATGTGAAGCATCAACTcattatgtgtcacgacccaatttcaccacaggtcgtgatggcgcccaacgccgttgtcaggcaagccaacgcggaaataTTAACAAGTTCTAGTTTTACTTTACCAAAACAGTTACAACAATTtctaaattttgaatttaaaataggTGGTAATTAGCTACGTACATTAATAATCATACaatcccaaaagaatagtctactaatgtgtgtgccaagatctagtgtcacaagtatatgggcatctagtagaatatacaaaagaataaatctatcctactgtccgagatagaatagacagccaaaagtaaagagagac
Proteins encoded in this region:
- the LOC107812321 gene encoding carbonic anhydrase, chloroplastic-like isoform X3, which codes for MAKGSYEKAIVSLQNLLRFGPSEKEELKPVVAERIDEITTELQTTGCNSFDPVQRIKTGFYYFKTEIYDKNPELFEKLKKGQEPKTKYSGVGAVIEYAVVHLKVENILVIGHSACGGIKALMELPEDGSESTDFIEDWVKIGLPAKAKVLAEHGDKTFKEQVKYCEKEAVNVSLANLLTYPFVSDALVNKTLALKGGYYDFMKGRFELWGLNFGLSDPCYI
- the LOC107812321 gene encoding carbonic anhydrase, chloroplastic-like isoform X2, whose amino-acid sequence is MAKGSYEKAIVSLQNLLSEKEELKPVVAERIDEITTELQTTGCNSFDPVQRIKTGFYYFKTEIYDKNPELFEKLKKGQEPKFLVFACSDSRVSPSHVLNFQLGEAFMLRNIANMVPPYDKTKYSGVGAVIEYAVVHLKVENILVIGHSACGGIKALMELPEDGSESTDFIEDWVKIGLPAKAKVLAEHGDKTFKEQVKYCEKEAVNVSLANLLTYPFVSDALVNKTLALKGGYYDFMKGRFELWGLNFGLSDPCYI
- the LOC107812321 gene encoding carbonic anhydrase, chloroplastic-like isoform X1; this translates as MAKGSYEKAIVSLQNLLRFGPSEKEELKPVVAERIDEITTELQTTGCNSFDPVQRIKTGFYYFKTEIYDKNPELFEKLKKGQEPKFLVFACSDSRVSPSHVLNFQLGEAFMLRNIANMVPPYDKTKYSGVGAVIEYAVVHLKVENILVIGHSACGGIKALMELPEDGSESTDFIEDWVKIGLPAKAKVLAEHGDKTFKEQVKYCEKEAVNVSLANLLTYPFVSDALVNKTLALKGGYYDFMKGRFELWGLNFGLSDPCYI